One window from the genome of Luteithermobacter gelatinilyticus encodes:
- the gph gene encoding phosphoglycolate phosphatase (PGP is an essential enzyme in the glycolate salvage pathway in higher organisms (photorespiration in plants). Phosphoglycolate results from the oxidase activity of RubisCO in the Calvin cycle when concentrations of carbon dioxide are low relative to oxygen. This enzyme is a member of the Haloacid Dehalogenase (HAD) superfamily of aspartate-nucleophile hydrolase enzymes (PF00702).), with translation MSEKLSAVLFDLDGTLVDSARDLTLSLNHVLRQTGRPEVSLDEVRHMVGHGARALIMKGMEKTGDVPPEEEIDQLQDMFLAYYQAHMSEETVVFPGVHDALSRLKKNGIDLAICTNKSELLTHKLLEELELAPYFTAVTGGDSYPFRKPDPRTLLATLEKMGQSAEKALMVGDSANDIEAARAAGLPVIGVSFGYTPVPVQDLKPDIVIDHYNEFFPALYTIHSNVPVP, from the coding sequence ATGTCAGAAAAACTATCCGCGGTGCTTTTTGATCTGGACGGCACCTTGGTGGACAGCGCCCGGGATCTTACCCTGAGCCTGAATCATGTGCTGCGTCAAACGGGACGTCCCGAAGTTTCATTGGATGAAGTGCGCCATATGGTTGGACACGGCGCCCGGGCCCTGATCATGAAAGGCATGGAAAAAACCGGCGACGTACCGCCGGAGGAAGAAATTGATCAGCTTCAGGATATGTTTCTGGCCTATTACCAAGCCCACATGTCTGAGGAAACCGTTGTTTTTCCTGGTGTGCACGATGCGCTCAGCCGCCTGAAAAAAAATGGTATTGATCTGGCTATATGCACCAACAAATCAGAGCTCCTGACCCATAAACTGCTTGAGGAACTGGAACTTGCGCCATACTTCACCGCTGTCACCGGCGGCGACAGTTATCCGTTCAGGAAACCGGATCCCCGCACCCTGCTGGCAACCCTGGAAAAAATGGGTCAGTCTGCCGAGAAAGCGCTGATGGTGGGGGATTCCGCCAATGACATCGAGGCCGCCCGGGCGGCGGGTCTTCCCGTCATCGGGGTATCCTTCGGTTATACGCCAGTCCCGGTTCAGGACCTCAAACCGGATATAGTCATTGATCACTATAACGAATTTTTTCCCGCCCTATACACAATTCACTCTAATGTTCCTGTCCCTTGA
- a CDS encoding nucleotidyltransferase domain-containing protein, which yields MSQFSAIKNNILLRALTRPQDMPKFSPAQWNACLFLAHLHSLSGRLAADAEKTEIWSLLPPKVQDLLTSAKLVSEARQRQIVWEVNRIQRALFDDGGDILLLKGVAYIKCGLQAARGRLSADIDILVARDRLETVEKMLLDAGWVHHVTDEYDQKYYRQWAHELPPLRHPDRGVSTDVHHTILPLTSRLTPDISRMWAASREIEPGLRVFAPEDMILHSSVHLFHDGEIAGALRNLLEQHDMLTEFGTMPGFWERLTSRAEQLGLSRPLYYTLRYCARLLDTRIPEQAFEALQGAEPPPVLRRFMDVAVPEALLAPRKGLLCWLSCKLLYLRAHALRMPPLLLSRHLATKTLRRLKGQEH from the coding sequence ATGTCACAGTTTTCCGCGATTAAAAACAATATCCTGCTGCGTGCGCTGACCCGCCCGCAAGACATGCCGAAGTTCAGCCCGGCTCAGTGGAACGCCTGCCTGTTTCTTGCGCATCTTCACAGCCTGTCTGGCCGTCTGGCGGCGGATGCCGAAAAAACCGAGATATGGTCGCTGTTGCCGCCAAAGGTGCAGGATCTGCTGACATCTGCCAAGCTGGTCAGCGAGGCGCGCCAGCGACAGATCGTCTGGGAAGTCAATCGCATCCAGCGGGCGCTGTTTGATGATGGGGGAGATATTCTGCTCTTGAAGGGCGTGGCCTATATCAAATGCGGTTTGCAGGCGGCGCGGGGGCGTTTGAGTGCGGATATTGATATCCTGGTGGCCCGCGACCGTCTGGAGACGGTGGAAAAAATGTTGCTTGATGCCGGATGGGTGCATCATGTGACAGACGAATATGACCAGAAATATTATCGGCAGTGGGCCCATGAATTGCCCCCGCTGCGGCACCCGGACCGGGGCGTGAGTACCGATGTACATCATACCATCCTGCCACTGACCAGTCGTTTAACCCCTGATATTTCCCGGATGTGGGCGGCCAGCCGGGAGATCGAACCGGGGCTGAGGGTGTTTGCGCCAGAAGACATGATCCTGCACAGCAGTGTGCATCTTTTTCATGACGGTGAGATTGCGGGTGCTTTAAGAAACCTTCTGGAACAGCATGACATGTTGACTGAATTCGGGACGATGCCCGGATTTTGGGAACGGCTTACCAGCCGCGCAGAACAGCTTGGTCTCAGCCGTCCGCTTTATTATACATTGCGATATTGCGCCCGGCTTCTGGACACCCGGATCCCGGAACAGGCTTTTGAGGCTCTTCAAGGTGCTGAGCCGCCGCCCGTTCTGCGCCGCTTTATGGATGTTGCGGTGCCAGAAGCCCTTCTGGCCCCGCGCAAGGGACTGCTGTGTTGGCTGTCTTGTAAGCTGTTGTATCTGCGCGCCCATGCTCTGCGGATGCCGCCGCTTCTGCTCAGTCGACATCTGGCGACAAAAACCCTGCGGCGGCTCAAGGGACAGGAACATTAG
- a CDS encoding HprK-related kinase A, with translation MNITAPLNMTVGQIPRKHAHKLLSTDGLVVNVGHFAVNVRIGFARVREEFLSLYRDYPVSDADRTILNSHLHVFGRTFYRRWIKPQAYVETLMNDHFIPLPARLGAVAAEMGLNWQIAVGCRHYLLFHAGVVSRDNKAVIMPAMSGSGKSTLSAGLAYAGWRLFSDEFGMADLQTAELVPYPRPISLKNEAIPVMKAWVGEAERFSPEYEGTPKGTICYLRPPSDSLRHMMQPAPVKAVIFPVFDPSAKPEIRTMNRPMAFFKLVLSSANYADIGEKAFRAIGRIVDQSIVREIVYPTLKDGVDLVNRIMDREVPE, from the coding sequence ATGAACATTACTGCCCCCTTGAACATGACCGTGGGACAGATTCCCCGAAAACACGCTCACAAATTGCTTTCCACCGATGGACTGGTGGTGAATGTGGGGCATTTTGCCGTCAATGTGCGTATTGGTTTTGCGCGGGTGCGGGAAGAATTTCTGTCTTTGTACCGGGACTATCCCGTCAGCGATGCCGACAGGACAATTCTGAACAGCCATTTACATGTGTTCGGGCGTACCTTCTATCGTCGCTGGATCAAGCCCCAAGCCTATGTGGAAACATTGATGAATGATCACTTTATTCCTTTGCCGGCGCGTCTGGGAGCGGTGGCGGCGGAAATGGGCCTGAACTGGCAGATTGCGGTAGGATGCCGCCATTATTTGTTGTTTCATGCCGGGGTGGTGAGTCGGGATAATAAGGCTGTGATCATGCCGGCCATGTCGGGTAGTGGCAAAAGCACGCTATCAGCGGGACTGGCCTATGCCGGATGGCGGTTGTTTTCCGACGAGTTCGGCATGGCGGATCTGCAAACAGCGGAACTGGTGCCTTATCCGCGGCCAATTTCCCTGAAAAATGAGGCGATCCCTGTCATGAAGGCCTGGGTGGGAGAAGCAGAGCGTTTCAGCCCCGAATATGAAGGCACCCCCAAAGGCACCATATGTTATTTGCGCCCGCCTTCGGATTCCTTACGGCATATGATGCAACCAGCTCCGGTAAAAGCGGTGATTTTCCCGGTCTTTGACCCGTCCGCCAAACCTGAAATACGGACGATGAATCGGCCTATGGCCTTTTTTAAACTTGTGCTGTCTTCGGCCAATTATGCGGATATTGGGGAAAAAGCCTTTCGGGCCATTGGCCGGATTGTGGATCAGTCCATAGTTCGGGAAATTGTTTACCCCACCTTAAAGGACGGCGTTGATCTGGTGAACCGGATCATGGATCGTGAAGTGCCGGAGTAG
- a CDS encoding HPr-rel-A system PqqD family peptide chaperone: MAFYEKAVFRVPDTARFLWQHWDDAYVIYDTRSGHTQAMNELAREVLAIIEDHSCSLGDILRELENIMGQPLSAALGQQILDTLKEFDKMGLIEPVRQPTGRE; encoded by the coding sequence ATGGCATTTTATGAAAAGGCTGTATTCAGGGTTCCTGATACAGCCCGCTTTTTATGGCAGCACTGGGATGATGCCTATGTCATTTATGATACGCGCTCAGGGCATACCCAAGCCATGAACGAGTTGGCGCGGGAGGTGTTGGCGATAATCGAAGATCACTCCTGTTCGCTGGGTGATATTCTGCGGGAGCTGGAGAATATTATGGGCCAGCCTTTGAGTGCGGCCCTGGGGCAACAGATTCTCGACACGCTGAAAGAATTTGACAAAATGGGCCTTATCGAGCCTGTCCGGCAGCCGACTGGCAGAGAATGA
- a CDS encoding sensor histidine kinase, which yields MTKKNSTFPSLPRELRPLLLMLPLALVLSLLIYLETISVTVAFVLSIVFILCLFQLSRKYEQEMAELRRKIILQEHESRDTKASQLLLTSIMENLADPFLLLDARKRILMANKSALDMLGHDILRKDLSLFIRSHEVNDAIGETIESGTSHTVEYLYGNVMPRNLLVRIHALDIPSQDPASSLKRYIFLSIYDITPIKQAEQMRVDFVANASHELRTPLASILGFVETLQGPARNDREAQDRFLKIMYDEACRMTRLVDDLLSLSKIEREAHIPPSGMVNLPTLIDSVVETLAVRLRKKDMSVTFRNDDHIDMVPGDYDQLTQVFQNLLDNAIKYGRENSEIDIRLYKETATPPLDVQTCNVSITNAGAGIPPEHIPRLTERFYRVDTARSRSLGGTGLGLAIVKHILQRHKGHIRFESEVNKYTRVTVSLPQTNSEAPPK from the coding sequence ATGACAAAAAAGAACAGCACATTCCCGTCCCTTCCCCGCGAGCTCAGACCTTTGCTTCTGATGCTTCCGCTTGCTCTGGTGCTGTCCTTGCTGATCTATCTTGAGACCATCAGCGTTACAGTGGCGTTTGTGTTGTCCATAGTGTTTATTTTGTGCCTGTTTCAGTTGAGCCGCAAATATGAACAGGAAATGGCGGAGTTGCGCCGCAAAATCATTTTACAGGAACATGAAAGCCGCGACACCAAGGCCTCGCAACTTCTGCTGACGAGCATCATGGAAAACCTGGCTGACCCGTTTCTGCTTCTGGACGCCCGCAAAAGAATCCTCATGGCCAACAAATCCGCTCTGGATATGCTGGGCCATGATATCCTGCGCAAGGATCTATCTCTTTTTATCCGCAGTCACGAAGTCAATGACGCCATCGGGGAGACCATTGAAAGCGGAACATCACACACGGTGGAATATCTTTATGGTAATGTGATGCCACGCAATCTTCTGGTGCGGATTCATGCCCTGGACATTCCTTCGCAAGATCCCGCCTCCAGCCTCAAACGTTATATATTTCTCTCTATTTATGACATTACCCCCATTAAGCAGGCGGAACAGATGCGGGTGGATTTTGTCGCCAACGCCAGCCATGAACTACGCACCCCCCTTGCCTCGATCCTGGGATTTGTCGAGACATTACAGGGCCCGGCGCGCAACGACAGGGAGGCCCAGGACCGTTTTCTCAAAATCATGTATGATGAAGCCTGCCGCATGACCCGGCTGGTGGATGACCTGCTGTCACTGTCCAAAATTGAACGCGAAGCCCATATCCCACCTTCAGGCATGGTGAATCTGCCCACACTTATTGACAGCGTCGTGGAAACCCTTGCCGTCAGGCTTCGAAAAAAAGACATGTCGGTTACGTTTCGCAATGACGATCATATAGACATGGTCCCCGGGGATTATGATCAGCTCACCCAGGTTTTCCAGAATCTGCTGGACAACGCGATCAAATACGGACGGGAAAACAGCGAAATCGACATTCGACTTTATAAAGAAACCGCCACCCCTCCCCTGGATGTTCAGACCTGCAACGTTTCTATCACGAATGCCGGCGCAGGCATCCCCCCGGAACATATCCCGCGCCTGACCGAAAGATTTTACCGGGTGGACACCGCCCGGTCCCGCAGCCTTGGGGGCACCGGGTTGGGGCTGGCCATCGTGAAACATATTCTTCAGCGTCATAAGGGACATATCCGTTTTGAAAGCGAGGTCAACAAATATACCCGCGTCACGGTTTCCCTGCCCCAGACTAATTCTGAGGCTCCCCCAAAATAA
- a CDS encoding PstS family phosphate ABC transporter substrate-binding protein, protein MATAAEARDQIRIVGSSTVFPFATAVAEEFGRTTSFKTPVVESTGSGGGLKLFCAGIGEGHPDITNASRRIKKSEVELCTSNGVNDIVEVKIGYDGIVLANSKEAAPMKLSLRDIWLALAAEVPVGGSMVANPYKYWNEVNPNLPKKKIEVLGPPPTSGTRDAFVELAMEGGCKTFPEIKAMKKTNKKKYKAICHTIREDGAYVEAGENDNLIVGKLQANPDALGIFGYSFLDQNSDVIQGSIVNGELPTFEKISSGAYPVSRSLYFYVKKAHVGKIPGIQEYLNEFTSEKAMGDFGYLAEKGLIPLPKEEKQKYRNAAEKLIALQM, encoded by the coding sequence ATGGCAACAGCAGCCGAGGCCCGGGACCAGATTCGCATTGTCGGATCCTCTACCGTCTTCCCTTTCGCTACGGCGGTTGCCGAGGAATTTGGTCGAACCACTTCCTTTAAAACACCGGTCGTAGAAAGCACCGGCTCCGGCGGCGGACTAAAGCTGTTCTGCGCCGGAATCGGGGAAGGCCACCCGGACATCACCAATGCCTCCCGTCGTATTAAAAAGTCCGAAGTCGAACTTTGCACCTCCAACGGCGTTAATGATATTGTCGAGGTTAAAATCGGCTATGATGGCATCGTTCTGGCCAACTCTAAAGAAGCCGCCCCGATGAAACTGTCTCTGAGGGACATCTGGCTGGCCCTTGCCGCGGAGGTGCCCGTAGGTGGTTCTATGGTCGCCAATCCCTATAAATACTGGAACGAAGTCAACCCCAACCTTCCCAAGAAAAAAATCGAGGTTCTGGGCCCGCCGCCGACGTCTGGGACACGTGACGCCTTTGTGGAACTGGCCATGGAAGGCGGCTGTAAAACCTTCCCGGAAATCAAGGCGATGAAGAAAACCAACAAGAAAAAATATAAAGCCATCTGTCACACCATCCGTGAAGACGGCGCCTATGTGGAAGCCGGGGAAAACGACAACCTGATTGTGGGCAAACTTCAGGCCAACCCCGATGCTCTAGGCATTTTCGGGTACAGCTTCCTGGACCAGAACAGCGATGTGATCCAAGGCAGCATCGTCAATGGCGAACTGCCCACTTTTGAAAAAATTTCCTCCGGCGCTTATCCGGTATCCCGTTCCCTGTATTTTTATGTGAAAAAGGCCCATGTGGGCAAAATTCCGGGCATCCAGGAGTATCTGAATGAATTCACCAGCGAAAAAGCCATGGGCGACTTCGGATATCTGGCGGAAAAAGGGCTGATCCCACTGCCGAAGGAAGAAAAACAAAAATACCGCAATGCAGCCGAAAAGCTGATAGCATT